The nucleotide window ttcactctcctctcctgttcactctcctctccagtctcactctcctctcctgttcactctcctctcctgttcactctcctctccagccTCACTCTCCTGTGGTTCTGGAGTAGTGCTTACGTTATACGGTCCTTGACCGCCCCCTAGGGGTCTGAACCAGAACAACATCCTAGTATCGATGTAGGGTTTGACACACAATTCTATTTaatatactaataataatacactgttattattatattacactTATTTGTTCAAACCAATATTGTATCAACAATGTGGATTTGGGACTAATGGTGAATCActgctgtttatttaaaaataactaaatatacatatgtacaggtgttaatgtgtgtgtgtgtgtatgtgtgtgcgtgcatgtgtgtgtgtgcgtgtatgtgggtgtgtgcatgcctgtgtgtgtccgtgtgtgtgaccCAGAGTTCTTCGAGGAGTGTATCTGTGCGTCTGAGATCGAGGCCAAGCTGCCGGCCATCATGAAGAACGCCGTGTACCTCCACAAGGCCGCCGCCCGCCGCATCAAGAGCTGTAGGGTGCAGCGCAGGGCCTCCCGCCGCCACTGGCGTGAGTCATGGGTTCACATCCCTCCAGTACCTCCCCTTAGAGTCATGGGTTCACATCCCTCCAGTACCTCCCCTTAGAGTCATGGGTTCACATCCCTCCAGTACCTCCCCTTAGAGTCATGGGTTCACATCCCTCCAGTACCTCCCCTTAGAATCAGGGATTCACATCCCTCCAATACCACCCCTTTGGGTAAGGGATTCACATCCCTCTGAGGGGAACCCCTAAGGGTCAGGGGTTCACATCCCTCAGAGGGGAACCCCTAAGGGTAAGGGGTTCACATCCCTCCCAGTGGAACCCCTAAGGGTCAGGGGTTCACATCCCTCAAAGAATAACCCCTTAGTCCTAGGTTCACATCCCTCCAAGTAGAACCCCTTAGAGTCTGGTTCACATCCCTCTTATATAGGTTCACATCCCTCCCAATATAAGCCTTTAGTCAAGGGTTCACATCCCTCCCAGTAGAAGCCAGTCAACTTACGTTTACGTTTTTCAATGTACACCACTGTTAGCATCACCTTTACCCCATTTCTTTAAAGGATTAAAGTGTAAATAACATGCATAGCAAATTATGAGTTGTGATAATAAAACTTTCGGAATAAAGTTTGACGAAAATGATATCCCGTCCCAACATCACTTCGGGAAACCTTCCTATCGGCAGGAACAATTGTATTGGTAGATCCCCAGTTCAACTGGTCTGTGAGATCAAACCAGTTCCTTCCAGTaacccttcctccttcctccttctccacccccctcaGTGAAGCACTCCAAGTCTTTTGCCGTCTCCCAGGGCAACAGcgaagggggagacgggggaggcagCATGGAAGAGCTGAGAGAGGCGGCCTGGAGGCTGACGGCCGACAGCGGCTTCAGAGAGGGCGTGTACAAGATCATCACACGCAAGAACGCCACCGCCGAGCACGCcacggagacagagagcggctgagggagagggagggagggagggggggggagagagagagagagagagagagagagagagagagagagagagagagagagagagagagagagagagagagagagagagagagagagagagagagagagagagagagagagagagagagagagagagagagagggggagagggggagagggggagagagagagagagagagatctctccctctccccacttAATCACTCTAGAAACCCAGGGAGCCAATCCGAAATCCCAACAGGAGGCATTAAACCAAACCTTTAGCCCGACAGAGCCCCGCTTCTAGGATCTAAAGTTAAACCAAGAAGATGTGATAGATGTGTTGTAGCTGAGAGGTGTTGACGATGTGCCACCTGTATGCACCTGTAAACCAAAGTCACCGCTGGGGCGAGTGCTCCTCTTTCCGTTCGACATGAGCAGCATACACACAACGCGTTACCGTGAATCACAGAGCCAACTGCAGTTTCCTAAAACGCCAGCAGACATCTTTAAATACTTCTTTGGACAATAAAGCACACAGACGCGACCGGGTCTTGTAAAAGGGTTGTCTTTATTGTCTGGTATCTGATGAGATTAGCGGAGGTGTCTTCATCAATCACAGGGGGTTGAAGACCACAAGCTCTAACCTTCTAATAAACGCTGCATCTGATGGTCTGAACTCCATGGAAACTACTAAAAGCAGGCTGTTTTTGGATAATGTATAAAATGATAAGAACAATAATACTAATGGTCGTAAGAAGATGAGGATAAGTAAAGGATAGGAACAGGAACAGGATGTTGAGAGGAAGAAACAGAATGTCATGCCTTGACGTCAATAAAGCTTTGTTTGAACCTTGGAAATGTACCCGCTGTCCTCTTTATACAAGCATAGACTTCACCCCCCCAGTGTCCCCTATTTTTCGTCGTCATggtacccccccccacagtaaGACCACAGAGGAATGATAAACTTTTCAGGTTTGTACTCCAAGAATGCATTGGAGCTTAGAGTAGATTTTAGCTATGCTAAGTTCCAAACGTGTTTATCAATAATGAGGTAAATATTGTTTACGTTTCAGAGTTTAAGAAaggtttttatttcattataggggacctattatgctttttcgacttttatgacctataaacgttgttataatgattgatagtcatgtttaaccatacaaaaaaaacgatgcagattttcgggaaactcttcctctcatctgggcgctttcagcattctctgtcaacgctcggtttcgtccttctccgccccctcgcccccctcctgccaacccaactccgttgtgattggttaccttccttggagcgtgcgcgcgggcagattggaccaggcatatggggccgcggcaggagtgcctctacgtagatgatttaccggaaatgtgaacaagtgaatcgcaaacgttgttccgagcgctctgcacagccaccccagactgtcagcagggaatacgtcgaaatgcatgtacgtcattatttgacactttagtatggttaaacatgactatcaatcagtataacaacgtttataggtcataaaaaaaaaagcataataggtcccctttaagttaAAGGTCGGTGAGAAAGaaagcaatgcatcatgggaataatGACGAGGTAAAGTCCATCAGTTTGAGCTTCAGCACAAAATGGCCGCCTGCCCGCCGTGTTCATCTGAGGCGGACTTGATGAACTGGTTCGGTCCGGATCTCTTGGTGGTCCGGGGGCTCAGCGTGGACCTCCAAGGGACTGGACTTCAACAGGGGGGCACGTCGACGACCCTGGCCCCTCCCTGGACAACGGGACCTGGGGCGGACCCTGGGGAGACGTGAGTGGATGGGGTTCATCATACCGGGGGTCACATGAGCTGCCCATTGGTTGTGGCAAAAACATCCTCCCATTCacaatgttttattaaaacgccaATAAACAGAACACATTTGATCCTGTGGTGGAGGATACGACCAACAGTTTGATGTTGTTGTATAGGCTATACATCTGGGTCAAATCGATCATCTGCCAGGAGCAAGGAACACCTGGGTGACGTATGACGCTTACAAAATGAAAATGTCATACTTTTTAAGTTAAACTGCTCGCCGTCCTTTCAGCTCTctgtcctccatccctccctccctctctccctccctccctctctccctctctctctctctctccctccctctctcatccctccctctctcctgctaaTCTGCCGTCAGGCAGCTGTCACCAGGAGTCAGAAATAACCACTTCTGACGGCTGACTTCTTCATCTAACCGGGCATTTTGCACTCCCCCGCAAAACTGCTGCCTCATtacccttcccctccctccccccttcttcctccctccccccttcttccttcctcccccacgGTTATCTGTTTGAAGCGGGGAGTCCTCCATCAGCACTCTACCCtgactgtcctcctcctccctccctctctcccccatggtCAGCACTCTAGGCCtgtgtcctcccccctccctctctccctctccccccgacGGTCGAACTCTAGGCCtgtgtcctccctccctctctccctctctcccccatggtCAGCACTCTAGGCCTGTttgacctcccccctcctcctctgtcctccaaaAGTTATCTCGGAACATTCAGTAAGTGTTGACCAATCCCGACCGACCAATCGCAGCACAGCAGCGACTCTGCCAGCTAACATCTGCTGGTTAGCCTAGCCAGCTGCAGCGTAACGTCAGCTGGTAAGCCTAACCAGCTGCAGGCTAACGTCAGTTGGTTAGCCTAGCCAGCTGCAGGCTAACGTCAGCTGGTTAGCCTAGCCCGCTGTAGGCTAACGTTAGCTGGTCAACCTAGCCAGCTGCAGGCTAACGTCAGCTGGTTAGCCTAGCCCATTACATGCTAACGTCAGCTGGTTACACTAGCCAGCTCTAGGTCGGTGAGTCAGGGGTTAACTAGGACTAGGAGTTGGAGGGCAGGTCTATCAGCAGTTTTCTGATGGGGAATGAAAATAagttcgagagagagagagagagagagagagggcagctTCACCTTGGGATAACAGCTACGTGGAGAACCGTGCCACTGAATGCGGTACCTTTGCGTGTCGGTAACCTGGGATGAACCAGACCTCCTGACCTCTCTCGGTCCCCCTAGAACCGGCCTCTGAACACAACATGGAACCCCGCAGAACGTCCCCGACAGAGGAACAAGCTGCTCGCCGGTCCTACGCAGAACGATGCGCTGCTCAcacagcccccgcccccccccccaccacacacacacacactgttctcaTCTAGTTCAAATTatcatcgccatggcaaccagaaCATCTAAGGCCCGTGGGGAACTGTTGGATCGCAGCGGCTGTTAGCTTCAGAGAGCCTGGGCGCTGGCCGGCGCGGCGCTAGCATGACTGAACGAGTGGGAGGAGCTagcgaggaggaggcagagctaCAGGGAGGCGGAGCTACAGGGAGGGAGTGGGCGTAGCGCGTGCGGCCCAGTTGCGTACGTTTAGCTCGTCcattgtattcatgtgtgtttaATTACACACTTAAACCGCTGTGGCTAACGATGCTAACATCATGAAGCCACCAACGATGACCTgctcaaaacaagaaacaagcaAACCGTCTGGAACCGGTCACCAGTCACCTGTGCATACCTGTGTGGCGTCGGCGGACGTCCTCACCCCATCTCAGGTGAGGCGGTGGGAGGGTCTGCGCTGGGCGGAGTCACTGGTGGGAGGAGTCATTGGGAAGAGGAAGGAGTCAGGCTGAAGTGGCGGTGTGTGGCCGATGTGTGCGCTCAGCGTGGCTGTCGTGGAGAACCAATAGGATGCAAGGACTGAAGGCTGGGACTCtaaactcctcctcctggatGGACTGTGTGTCggggggttatgtgtgtgtggggggggggggggggtagagagatgaCTTTCACCCCCCGGGGCTGGTCTGTCGCGGGCCGGTGCTTCAGTAAGGACGAGTCACAGATTCTACAAAAGGAGCTCTAACTTAGTGCATTGGAGGagtaggggggtgtgtgtgtgtggggggggggggggtgtggggggggggtgtgctcTGCAGCGCAGTGGAATCTATTTCCTGCTGCCTTTCAGTTCGTCGCCGCCCCTTAAAGCAGCGCTGGCCTGCTTTAAAAGCCCCCTGAAGACCTCATGGTTTTGTGCTTCCTGGACAACAATGGCTCTTTTCATCTCAGCACCAACTCTGGGTGCAGAGGCTGAGGGAGTGAAtgcagagcgagggggagagaggggggagagcagggggaggaggcagaggagaggggtTTGTTTAGCTGCTCCAAAAGGCAGCTTTCTCAGGACCCCCTCTCCCATCTTAGTTCTGAGTGTCCGGCCCGGGTTTATGTTTCGGGGCATCTTGTTACGTCATCACAACCAACTTCATTTTAGTTCATATTTCTGGAGCCTTGGAGGGAAAAAGACGTTCCGTAGAGCAACACATAAGTAAACATGGGGGTAAAACACGATGATTCTCCGTGAGGGGGCAGAGCTGTTTAAAGCTAAGGGCCgtgtcggcgggggggggggcccagcgtGTCTGGCGACCGAGGCCCTCGTCACAGCCCCCCAgcgggggtgaggaggggaggggggggggggcggggtcacttCCCGTCCAGCCCGGCGGCCAGCTGAGCCTCCAGCGCCATCTTGTCGAAGGTGCGCATGTTGGTCTCCTCGCGCACGCGGTCGCGCACGTGGAAGGAGGCGCGCGCGGTGGAGCGGGCGCTCTCCAGCACGGCGCGCTTCTCCTTGAAGATCTGCTCGCTCTTCTCCAGCTTCTTCTCGATGGACTGCAGCAGCTCCGCCCGCCTCTgctgctcctcgtcctccacccgcCGCCGGTTCAGCCGCTGcagcctctccttctcctgccgGCTCTGCGCCGCGCGCTGGGCCTTCTCCCGCGCCTTCTCCTCGGCCGCCAGCGCCGCCTGCGCGGCCCTCCTGTCGGCCTCCTTCACGCGGgcctccagctgctgctgctgctgccgctcccGCTGCTCGGCCGCCCGCCGCGCCTTCAGGATCTGCTTCTCCTCGCGCCGCGccttctccttcagctcctgGCCCCGGCGCTCCACGATCTGCCCGTAGTTTTCCAGCGAGCGGTTCAGCTTGCCCTCGGCCGCGCGCTGggcctcctcccgctcctcctgctcccgccGCGAGATCTCCCGGATGAGCGCCGCGTGCCGGCGCTTCTCGGCGCGGTTCAGGCCGCGGCGGTCCTCCTGCGCGCGGTGCTCCGTCTCCTGCCGCTTCAGCTCGGCCATGGTCAGCCTCTCGTCCAGCAGGAGGCGCTCCTGCTCCAGCACGGcgccccgctcctcctccagcgcctTCAGGTTCTGCTCCTGCAGCGccttcttctgcttctcctcGCGCGACGCCTGCTGCAGCCTCTGCAGACGGCCGCGCTCCTGCTGCTCGGACAGCTCCCTCCAgcgctcctcgctctcctccgccTGCCGCAGCTTGGCGGCCGACGAGTCGCGCTCCTGCTGGCTGAGGCGGCGCTGGCGCGTGGACACCTGGCAGTGCCACGCCCGCTGGCACTGCACCACGGCGCGCTGCTTCTCGCGCTCCTCCTGGTCGCGCCGCAGCTCGTCCATGCGCTTCTCGCTGTCCCACTGCAGGTGCGCCACGTAGCGCGTCTGGCTCATGATGTCCTCCTCCTGGTAGCGCGCCAGCATCAGCGCCGCGATCTTGCGGTCGCGCTCGGGCACGGCCTTGAGCCCCCGCCGCCGCACCTCGCGCACGATGCGCTCCACCTTCTGCGTGGTCTGGTGGGAGTGGCTGAGGTCGCCCAGGCTCAGGCTCCGCCCCATCAGGGAGTTGAAGGTGGCCAGGGTGCGGGCGCGGGGGCTGGACCTCTTGGCCCAGTGGTCCCGGCCGGCCTCCCAgctgtaggaggaggaggcgcccGACTCGGAGGaggtgcaggtggtggtggtggtggcggtggtgacggtggtgttggaggtggaggactcCAGCCGCCGCTGGAGGGACTCCGTGGAGTGGCTCTTGGCCTTGCCGTGCCCGTTGTGCTGAGGCACCGCCCCCCCGGGCACGCCGTTGAGGGGGAGCGAGGGGACCGGGGCGGCCTGCCGGCACACGATGGAGGCCAGGGTGGAGTTGGCTCGGGGGAACGCCGGGGGCTTGGGGGTCGACCGGGGGAAGGTGTTGGAGGACTTGCCCCCGGAGGACCTACCCCCGGAGGTCTTGCCCCCGGAGGACTTGCGGGTCACCGGGGGGGGGCCGGACGAGGCCACCCTGCTCGGGGTCTTCCCCGGCTCCGAGGACGAGGGCGCGGCCTGCTTCGGCGTCCCCAGGTGGGGGcccctggaggaggcggagccgaACGACCCGGTCCTCGACGACCTCGAGGACCCCGACTTCGGGGAGTGGCCGGCCTTGGTGGGCGAGGCCTTTGACGACGCGGCCACGCCCGCTTTCGCAGCCGGACCCGAGGGCGCGGACCTCACGGGCGCCGCTCCGGCGTCGTGAAGGGCCGACGCCGTCAGCGGTCCGGACCCCGCCCGGGCGGAGTCGGGGCTCTTCTCCGCGGAACGCTGTGGagacgaggcggcggcggcggcggcggcggcggcggcggcggcgttcccGTTGACGGCCGCCGCCAGGACCCGCCTCTTCTCCTCGCGGACGATGCGCTCGCGCTCCTCGCGGCACTGCCTCAGCTTGCCGTGGCGCTCGCGCTCGTACACCTCGAACATCCCCGTGGCGACGCGCATGGAGCGGCCCGGCGCCTCGCGGGCGAAGTCGGCCAGCGGGCGCGACAGCAGCTCCACGGGCTTCACGCCGCAGCGGGCGCACGCCTCCAGGGACCGGGGGCTGGTCAGCACGTAGCGGCTGCCCTCCGCCACCGGGGACTCGAAGTTGTAGAGGTCCAGGTGCAgcttgggcggggggggggggctttgctgggggggggggtttccctgttgggggggagggggaggagggtctcCGTTCTGGGGGGGAGGACTTCCCCGCTCGGTGGGGGGGCTTCCCTGCTTGGGAGGGGGGCACACGGCGGCCGTGGTCCCTCTGCCGGGGGCTGCGGAGTGGCAGGGGCTGGGCTCGCAGCTGCCGGTGGGCGGAGTCTGGAAGCCGGCGTCTCCGTCGGGGTCGTCCTCCGCCGCCATGCCGTCCCCCTCGTCGGGCCGGCGGGGGACGTGATTGGGCAGGCCGGCGGCGTCTGGGTGCACGTGATTGGGCAGGCCGGCGGCGTCCGGGTGCACGTGATTGGGCAGGCCTGGGGTGTCCGAGTGCGGGCCTTTGCACTGATCCTCAACTTCGGACGTGTCGACCATGATGGAGGGGTACTGCAGTGGGGGGGGCCGGAGGCACAGAACAGAGGTTTCAGTCTAAGGATTATCACGCTAACGGAGTAGCGCAGTTTAGGAGACGCATGCAGTCTGTcaggggtgggggtagggggggcacGGCAGAGAGGAGTCATAAATAGAGGATGCATGCATCCTTGCACACATCGGTGCGGCCAGTGATTTTACGCCAGATGAGACTTAATGCCCTTCGGGGAAATTGCGTAAcgcaagagacacacacacgggagtccCTGAATAGGAATTCTACTTTCGGAGTTACCAGGCTGAAATAATTGATTACTCATTATGTGTTTTTTCACTCTATATAACACGGTCTAGTCCAATTGACCCAGTTATGCTCTCCTGCTGCAGTATAGGCATGCGACTTGTCAAACATCTGTCAGTGTGTCCTCACAATTGTGACGTTTGGCTTTGGAAGCTTTAACCAAAAAGGGAAAACGGTGAACAAGCAATGCTAAGCGTTATTGGATTCCGTTCCGTGCTGTGCGCATAACAGCTGACAAAACTGCAAGGGCCCCCTTTATATTGACACATGAAGGATGTGCAGGCCTCTCGACTGCACTGTGGCTCACAAACCAACATACCAACGCTTATTACACTTTAGATTTACTGGCGGTCATCCACTATAAGCTATGTTCAATGGGGATCCGCGGAACCTTAGCTAAATCGGtcgtacacatgcacatatattaATTTATAACGAATCGGTTTTTCATGCAGTGTGATAGTTCAGGAGGAGCACATCGACTCACCTGCCAGTTTGCCAAACGTTTAGAAAAGCGATGCTCAGTTCCAGTTTATTCTGCGCCGGGTCCCGTGATCCCGGCATAATACCGCGTTAGCGGGAGCCCACCTTCTCTGTCAACCCCGCGACGGAGCATCACATCGCCGAAGCCCCGGGCGACCCGACACGGACAGACGGTGCCTCTCGCAGTCCACCACAAATCACCGCCGAGCTCAGTTATACAACATAGCGTCCCCAGATCAGCTCTAAACACAAATCCCCTTTTGGCACGGTAAAATATAAGGCGGGGAGGAGGATATTAGTGGTGGGAGAACGTCCACCGAACGTCCCTCTGCGACGAGCATCTCGTAGTAAACATCATGGAGCCCACCTGCCCCTCTCAGCATCTCTCCTCTCCGGGCTCCTTAGCCCCGCCTGCTGGGGTGAGGACAAGAATAGACTCGCAGCTCATCGAGCGCACCATATGTCCACTGGAGAAGGTGAAATCAAGAGTAGTTTGTTCCTGAAGAGAAACCCAGACTGTTACTGTAGAAACACGATGCCAGACTCCACTTTACGCCCTTATAAACGTGTTGTCCTGTAATTAATTACAGAAAATGTAAATTCAATGTATTTGCAAACTGGAAAattattttatcattttttatttaggcctattcaatatatatattttatatattccgTTTTGCaaacacattttacatttttgaaaaaaagaagaatataTGCAAGCTGCAAAATATTGCTAAAATACATAGTGACAATATCAGAGATCTGTGCCACAATGTATTTTAGAAATATGTTACAATTTTCTGTGCGGGTGATGGAATTGCTTTTATTAGTATAAGGGAACGAGGAAAGTATTTTAATGATGAATCCTTCACGTCAGCAGCCTAAACACAACACTATTTAAATCTCAACCGAACCGGCGGCTGCATTTTACCATGGGACACAAAGTAATTTAAATACGACATTTAAATTCAAGCAGATCTGACGCCAGGCTGGTACATATGAATAGTCGGCCTGCCTAGGGTTTAGCATATTTCTGAAAAGATATGAAAATCGGCGTGGGGTAGCCTGATTATGAACTCGCATCACCGTGTAATCCCAGCCATCTGGGAATCTCCGTCTCGGATTATCTAGAGTGCAATGGGCCAATGTAGCCACTAGGTGCTGCCACATCCCCACAGAAAAACGGTGCGATTCTCTCTGTTGTAGTTCTTGACCAGGGCTTCCCAGATTGTCTCACCCGTGACCCTTCTGCAGGGAttggtgtaggcctactcctGGCCCGGGACCGAACGAATCTTTAATGCAGTAAAATACGCAATACGTTCTCATAAACATGTCCAATAGCATACTTTGATTAACATTTCTCTACATATTTTATTCCGCCACACAGATTTCCAAACTTTCAAttttttcaatttcaatttaAACAGACAAGGTATGTATAGGTATTTTTGAGTGATGAAAGATTTATACATATCAATTCAATAAACTTATTTTTTCTACCAGTGTCTGGTAGAAAAAAAGGATTTTCCAAATGTATTGTCCATCCTACAGTCTGAATTATATGGGAtctaaatatttattataaaaagTAATAATGGACAATAATGAAGGTGCTCAAATATAAACATGTGATACAAATGTAATGCAATGTTTTATATCATATCGTGTTCATATTGAGATTGTTAAACCATCAACAAGTGTAAACTGACTTCTTTAGTTGAACATTTATTGATATTTTTATCATATCAAATTGATTTTTAATCTTTAGAGAGATCACATTTTCTTTTGATTGATGCCGATGTTTATATTAGTGTTTGTATGTATCTGTGAATATTAATATAGATGTATAATGTACGTATGTgaatttcagagagagagagagagagagagagagagagagagagagaatatcagggcgggagagagaaggagggaatgGGAGTAGGCAGCATGAAGAGGGTGTGTATTAGATAACTGGGGTGAGAGCAGCAGTGAAGATGACCCACTAAACTATCGACCTGCTGTGTGGGTGTTtcggggatgtgtgtgtgtctgtgtgtgtgtgtgtgtgttagtttaaTTAGCCTCTGACCTTGGCTGGTATCTGAGCGGAGCGTCCTAGCTAGGGGCATGAGGACCTAGGAGGGGCCAGGCAGGAGGTGAAAGGgtttggccgtgtgtgtgtgtgtgtgtgtgtgtgtgtgtgtgtttgtgtggggttgTTTCTGCTCCACAGAGTGTGTGAGCAGCTTTTAATTTTATTGTGGAGAGGGCTTTACTCCCACAAATAGCGCTGAACTAGCGGGGTTCACCCAGAGGTGAGGCGCTGGGTGCAGCCGGGGTCCCCAGCTCCGAGGGCCCGTAGCCGGGTCGGGGGGCCTCGGGCCCTCCAGGTGCACCGTCGGGGGGACCCAGGGGCCCCCCAGACGCACACCGACAGACCTCAGCGCTATCAGACCTTAGTATAGATAGAGCTTTAGTCGGTATAAGCTCCCCTGAGTTACCCGATTATTCCTCACTCACCTTCTGTTTGAGAGCAGCCTTTACGGCCTTAGGTATCTCCTGGTGCTAGCAGACAAAATGCTAGGAAAATATTAAACTgaatctttttttataaaccGAAAGAACAACACAAGATGGGTCCTCTCCAAAAAAAGATTCAGTTTAATATTTTCCTACGTCTGACCCTATTTTCACACTAATTAGACATATAACCATATAAATGTACTAATACACTTATTAAACATTTAACCATAGAAATGTCAAGACTGGACACATTGGCTCTGTTTAGTCTGTTTGGCCCCTAAAGTTCACGTTTAGCCTGCTTGGCCCCTATAGTTCACACTTAGCCCTGTTTGGCCCCTATAGTTCACATTTAGCCTGTTTGGCCCATATAGTTCACATTTAGCCTGCTTGGCCCCTATAGTTCACATTTAGCCTGTTTGGCCCCTATAGTTCACATTTAGCCTGTTTGGCCCCTATAGTTCACATTTAGCCTGTTTGGCCCCTATAGTTCACATTTAGCCCTGTTTGGCCCCTATAGTTCACATTTAGCCTGTTTGGCCCCTATAGTTCACATTTAGCCCTGTTTGGCCCCTATAGTTCACATTTAGCCCTGTTTGGCCCCTATAGTTCACATTTAGCCTGTTTGGCCCCTATAGTTCACATTTAGCCTGTTTGGCCCATAAAGTTCATGTTAAGCCCTGTTTGGCCCCTATAGTTAACATCTAGCCCTGTATGGCCCATAAAGTTCATATTAAGCCCTGTTTGGCCCCTATAGTTAACATCTAGCCCTGTATGGCCCCTACCTGGCCCTTGGTCACATTAAGTTTGCCAACAGGAGGGACATCTCTGGACACAACATCAACACACTTAAGACGGCTTtctctcattcattcactcactcactcactcactcactcactcacttacccatacatacacactcattcacacacaccctcctgaagagggtgtgtgtgtgtggttgtagggggggggcagcatACGGGGTCCTAGGGCCAAAGCTGTTAATTCAATCAGCGGAGTGGCACGCTCAATTAGAGCTCTACAAGGGCGCgggccggggggaggggccggggggaggggccgcggAGGGAGCGCTGTTAATTGTGGATGACAGTGTGTAAACACAGCGGTGAATAGAGCCTGCAGGTGCGACTCCCGGGGCCAGACTCAATAGACCTTTCACACCCTCTGCCTGAGtcaccctttctccccctctctctcgctctctctctctcatcacatcctctccagtctctctcctctctctctctctcttctctctcttcat belongs to Gadus chalcogrammus isolate NIFS_2021 chromosome 5, NIFS_Gcha_1.0, whole genome shotgun sequence and includes:
- the ccdc177 gene encoding coiled-coil domain-containing protein 177, with amino-acid sequence MVDTSEVEDQCKGPHSDTPGLPNHVHPDAAGLPNHVHPDAAGLPNHVPRRPDEGDGMAAEDDPDGDAGFQTPPTGSCEPSPCHSANGDPPPPPPQQGNPPPQQSPPPPPKLHLDLYNFESPVAEGSRYVLTSPRSLEACARCGVKPVELLSRPLADFAREAPGRSMRVATGMFEVYERERHGKLRQCREERERIVREEKRRVLAAAVNGNAAAAAAAAAAAASSPQRSAEKSPDSARAGSGPLTASALHDAGAAPVRSAPSGPAAKAGVAASSKASPTKAGHSPKSGSSRSSRTGSFGSASSRGPHLGTPKQAAPSSSEPGKTPSRVASSGPPPVTRKSSGGKSSNTFPRSTPKPPAFPRANSTLASIVCRQAAPVPSLPLNGVPGGAVPQHNGHGKAKSHSTESLQRRLESSTSNTTVTTATTTTTCTSSESGASSSYSWEAGRDHWAKRSSPRARTLATFNSLMGRSLSLGDLSHSHQTTQKVERIVREVRRRGLKAVPERDRKIAALMLARYQEEDIMSQTRYVAHLQWDSEKRMDELRRDQEEREKQRAVVQCQRAWHCQVSTRQRRLSQQERDSSAAKLRQAEESEERWRELSEQQERGRLQRLQQASREEKQKKALQEQNLKALEEERGAVLEQERLLLDERLTMAELKRQETEHRAQEDRRGLNRAEKRRHAALIREISRREQEEREEAQRAAEGKLNRSLENYGQIVERRGQELKEKARREEKQILKARRAAEQRERQQQQQLEARVKEADRRAAQAALAAEEKAREKAQRAAQSRQEKERLQRLNRRRVEDEEQQRRAELLQSIEKKLEKSEQIFKEKRAVLESARSTARASFHVRDRVREETNMRTFDKMALEAQLAAGLDGK